A part of Halobacillus shinanisalinarum genomic DNA contains:
- a CDS encoding sporulation protein YpjB: protein MGRAILICFVVSLSLWIPNNGHHKYIHAEHNTWSSFTEQYRHLYHDEKYELANRMLNNRQKEMEQYISTLSNQHQEMFNKLIDPIISVQSQEQKVEVEKFLSFINAMGSDHPQKYARQELQTLRNQINQIDQIDQDRASFVNNWKALLPTLQLYFDQKELSVVTQSVAVFGNSEMLATQQDVVRRLDKLLEDETPVINYDAFIWTAVIIGCTILITLIYVGARKYVAEKKEKKTHDKLNS, encoded by the coding sequence ATGGGACGGGCTATTCTCATATGTTTCGTTGTCAGTTTGAGCCTGTGGATTCCAAACAATGGTCATCATAAGTATATTCATGCTGAGCACAATACATGGAGTTCATTCACTGAACAATACCGTCACTTATATCATGACGAAAAATATGAGTTGGCGAATAGGATGTTGAATAATCGACAAAAGGAAATGGAACAATATATTAGTACTTTATCTAACCAACACCAGGAGATGTTTAATAAACTTATCGATCCGATCATAAGCGTTCAGTCACAGGAACAGAAGGTGGAAGTAGAGAAGTTTTTATCCTTTATAAATGCTATGGGTAGTGACCACCCTCAGAAATATGCTCGTCAAGAACTTCAGACCTTACGTAATCAAATAAATCAAATAGATCAAATAGATCAAGACAGAGCGTCCTTTGTTAATAATTGGAAGGCTTTGCTTCCTACTTTGCAGTTATATTTTGATCAAAAAGAATTATCAGTCGTTACTCAATCTGTGGCTGTATTTGGAAACAGCGAAATGTTAGCTACACAACAGGATGTAGTTAGACGACTGGACAAGCTGCTTGAAGATGAAACACCCGTAATAAACTATGATGCGTTCATTTGGACTGCAGTGATTATAGGGTGTACTATACTTATTACACTCATTTACGTGGGTGCAAGAAAATATGTAGCAGAGAAAAAAGAAAAGAAAACGCACGACAAGCTTAATAGTTGA
- a CDS encoding DUF1405 domain-containing protein, whose protein sequence is MRAMISYILTNRIFLVLLFLVNLFGTIYGYIWYENQLAVTEPIFLIFVPDSPTASLFFTIFLGFFLLNKKVPYIEALAVITLLKYGVWAVVMNGLTFLEYGALPWTSYMLIISHGAMAIQGILYSPYYRIRMRHIVVAAIWTLHNDVIDYVFGQMPVYPAIMEHLNAVGYFTFWLSIFSIAVCYALTQTNRRIKSV, encoded by the coding sequence ATGAGAGCGATGATTTCATACATATTAACGAATCGAATTTTTCTTGTATTATTATTCCTTGTTAACTTGTTTGGTACAATATATGGATATATTTGGTACGAAAATCAATTAGCTGTCACTGAACCGATCTTTCTTATCTTTGTTCCAGATAGTCCGACGGCAAGTTTGTTTTTCACCATATTTTTGGGCTTTTTCCTATTAAATAAAAAAGTGCCCTATATCGAAGCGCTAGCTGTCATTACCTTATTGAAATATGGTGTGTGGGCTGTTGTGATGAATGGGCTTACCTTCTTAGAATATGGAGCGCTTCCATGGACAAGTTATATGCTCATCATTTCCCACGGCGCTATGGCTATCCAAGGGATACTTTACAGCCCGTATTATAGAATTCGTATGCGTCATATTGTTGTGGCTGCGATTTGGACGCTTCATAACGATGTAATTGACTATGTGTTTGGGCAAATGCCAGTTTATCCAGCAATAATGGAACATCTCAATGCGGTTGGTTATTTTACATTTTGGTTAAGTATTTTCTCCATAGCTGTTTGTTACGCTCTTACTCAGACAAATCGACGGATCAAATCGGTCTAA
- a CDS encoding CCA tRNA nucleotidyltransferase has protein sequence MNKHKPSLHSAFNLLSCLEEAGYESHIVGGAVRDIVLGRPMGDIDIATSATPQQVMSVFSHVIPIGIDHGTVMVRYQSHSFEVTTYRTEEGYTDFRHPDEVAFVNSIRKDLSRRDFTINAMAMNQNGDVIDPFHGKKDLSKRVIRAVGDAHTRFNEDPLRMMRAIRFASQLQFEVTEEVKQAIYNQASLLNHIAVERIAVEFEKLVAGKGYQNGIHLCDTLGVFSYLPIFSAHRSLQVAVPRQKLFGFAQLITYYREQTPTISLQKWVKDWKLSNRVKREALSLHSALTEYKQHDEMTLWLAYQLPEHLAASFIQVLKALGYPVKKEAFTEVSTLLPIHSIDELAFQARDLIKAFPNLEKGSWISSGIESIEYAVVTKQLNNKYEHIKEWVDQWNPPASN, from the coding sequence ATGAATAAACATAAACCGTCTCTTCATTCTGCCTTCAATCTCTTATCATGTCTTGAAGAAGCTGGTTATGAATCTCACATTGTAGGTGGTGCTGTACGAGATATTGTTTTAGGCCGTCCAATGGGAGACATAGACATTGCCACTTCAGCAACTCCTCAACAGGTAATGAGCGTTTTTAGCCACGTCATTCCTATTGGCATAGACCATGGTACTGTAATGGTCCGTTATCAATCTCATTCCTTTGAGGTGACCACTTATAGGACTGAGGAAGGTTATACCGATTTTCGACACCCCGATGAGGTGGCATTTGTTAACTCTATACGAAAAGACCTATCGAGACGGGACTTTACGATTAATGCGATGGCTATGAATCAGAATGGCGATGTTATCGATCCTTTCCATGGAAAAAAGGATCTTTCCAAACGGGTTATTCGGGCAGTAGGTGATGCCCATACACGCTTCAATGAGGACCCATTGCGAATGATGCGTGCGATACGATTTGCCAGTCAGCTTCAATTTGAGGTTACGGAAGAAGTGAAACAAGCCATCTATAATCAAGCAAGTTTGCTTAACCATATTGCTGTTGAACGCATTGCCGTTGAATTTGAAAAGTTAGTCGCAGGGAAAGGTTATCAAAACGGAATACATCTCTGTGATACATTAGGTGTATTTTCGTACCTCCCGATTTTTTCTGCGCATAGATCCTTACAGGTAGCCGTACCTAGACAAAAATTATTTGGGTTTGCCCAATTAATAACTTATTATCGCGAGCAAACTCCCACCATCAGTCTACAAAAATGGGTGAAAGACTGGAAGCTATCAAATCGAGTGAAAAGAGAAGCACTCTCTCTTCATTCTGCACTTACAGAATACAAACAGCATGATGAAATGACTTTATGGCTTGCTTATCAGCTGCCAGAGCATCTTGCTGCCTCTTTCATACAAGTCTTAAAAGCGTTAGGGTACCCTGTTAAAAAGGAAGCGTTTACTGAAGTATCAACTCTCTTACCTATACATTCAATTGATGAGCTAGCTTTTCAGGCGAGAGACTTGATTAAAGCTTTCCCCAATTTAGAAAAGGGTTCTTGGATTAGTTCAGGGATAGAAAGTATTGAATACGCAGTCGTAACCAAACAATTAAATAACAAATATGAACATATAAAGGAGTGGGTCGATCAATGGAATCCACCCGCAAGCAATTAA
- a CDS encoding nucleotide pyrophosphohydrolase, translated as MTYTTEDIQKRVDNYISQFKEGYFSPLALQARLTEEVGEMAREINHQYGEKKKKSSEQEKALEEELGDVIFVLTCFANSLDMDLSKAFERSMSKIETRDKDRWTRKEGATHNYESN; from the coding sequence ATGACTTATACGACAGAAGACATTCAAAAGCGTGTGGATAATTACATATCACAATTTAAAGAAGGTTATTTTTCTCCACTTGCTTTGCAAGCTCGATTAACAGAGGAAGTCGGAGAGATGGCTAGGGAAATTAATCATCAATATGGTGAGAAGAAAAAGAAGTCTTCAGAGCAGGAGAAGGCTTTAGAAGAAGAACTTGGTGATGTAATATTCGTGCTTACCTGTTTTGCTAATTCTTTAGATATGGATTTATCTAAAGCATTTGAAAGGTCTATGAGTAAAATCGAAACACGTGATAAAGACCGTTGGACACGTAAAGAAGGAGCGACACACAACTATGAATCAAATTAA
- the bshA gene encoding N-acetyl-alpha-D-glucosaminyl L-malate synthase BshA, with protein sequence MSKIGITCYPTVGGSGVIATELGKILAEKGHEIHFITSQVPFRLNRIYPNIYYHEVEVSNYPVFQHPPYDLALANKMAEVINREELDILHVHYAMPHAVLAILAKQMSERNVKIVTTLHGTDITVLAIDSSLKQMIKFGIEKSDRVTAVSHSLVKQTQKMLDTQKDMDVIYNFVDEREYFHRPNNELKGQYNIRDSEKVLIHISNFRQVKRVPDVIHAFANIHRSVPSKLLLVGDGPEYSACYQLVEDLGIGDHVRFLGKQENVSELLSISDLKLLLSEKESFGLVLLEAMACGVPCIGTNIGGIPEVIDHGETGFITELGNIEQVVYFAKQLLTDSIMHESFSERAQHFVNQKFSSSEIVKQYEELYSQVLDDE encoded by the coding sequence ATGTCGAAAATTGGAATTACATGTTATCCCACAGTGGGAGGATCAGGTGTTATAGCGACAGAACTCGGAAAAATCTTAGCTGAAAAGGGACATGAAATCCACTTTATTACATCACAAGTCCCTTTTCGATTAAATCGCATTTATCCAAATATTTATTATCATGAAGTAGAAGTAAGTAATTATCCGGTATTTCAACACCCTCCTTATGATCTAGCTCTTGCCAATAAAATGGCTGAGGTAATTAATAGGGAGGAGCTCGACATCCTGCACGTCCATTATGCTATGCCTCATGCTGTCTTAGCGATATTAGCAAAGCAAATGTCTGAACGGAATGTGAAAATTGTCACTACACTTCATGGAACAGATATAACCGTGCTTGCCATAGACTCAAGCTTAAAACAAATGATTAAATTTGGCATCGAAAAATCAGATCGGGTTACAGCTGTTTCCCATAGTTTAGTGAAGCAAACACAAAAAATGTTGGATACACAAAAGGACATGGACGTCATTTACAATTTTGTTGATGAACGGGAGTATTTTCATAGGCCCAATAACGAGTTGAAAGGCCAGTACAATATCCGGGATAGTGAAAAAGTATTGATTCATATTTCGAATTTTAGACAAGTGAAGCGGGTTCCGGATGTCATTCATGCTTTTGCAAATATTCATCGTAGTGTACCTTCCAAACTACTCCTGGTTGGTGACGGACCTGAATATTCGGCTTGTTATCAACTTGTAGAAGATTTAGGGATTGGTGATCACGTCCGTTTTCTTGGAAAGCAAGAAAATGTCAGCGAGCTGCTCTCCATTTCTGACTTGAAACTTTTGCTATCTGAAAAGGAAAGCTTTGGACTCGTGTTACTTGAAGCAATGGCGTGCGGTGTCCCATGTATTGGCACCAATATTGGCGGGATACCAGAAGTCATTGACCATGGTGAAACAGGATTTATTACAGAACTTGGCAACATAGAACAAGTGGTTTATTTCGCAAAACAGCTGTTGACAGATTCCATAATGCACGAAAGTTTTTCCGAACGAGCACAACATTTTGTAAATCAAAAATTTTCTTCTTCTGAGATCGTTAAACAATATGAGGAACTTTATAGTCAGGTGTTAGATGATGAATAA
- the panB gene encoding 3-methyl-2-oxobutanoate hydroxymethyltransferase, translating into MLNKNSMIKMKQTNDKMTMITAYDYPSSKLAEQAETDMILVGDSLGMVVLGYDSTIPVTLHDMMHHAKAVRRGAENTFVVVDMPFMSYHISLEDTLKNATKLFQETKAQALKLEGAGGVLEAIRRLTEGGIPVVGHLGLTPQSVHVLGGYKVQGKDKKAAKKLLDEAKEVEEAGAMALVLECVPRQLAKLISEQLTIPTIGIGAGADCDGQVLVYHDLLKYGVERLPKFVKPYLNSSEQMAGAVRQYVAEVKDGVFPEEQHTFTMDPELLPKE; encoded by the coding sequence ATGCTAAACAAAAATAGTATGATCAAGATGAAGCAAACGAATGATAAAATGACGATGATCACAGCGTATGATTACCCATCATCTAAATTGGCTGAACAAGCAGAAACAGATATGATTTTAGTAGGGGACAGCCTGGGTATGGTTGTGTTGGGGTATGATTCAACAATTCCTGTAACGTTACACGATATGATGCATCATGCCAAGGCAGTTAGAAGGGGCGCAGAAAATACGTTTGTAGTGGTTGATATGCCGTTCATGTCTTATCATATCTCTTTAGAAGACACTCTGAAAAATGCCACAAAGCTGTTTCAGGAAACGAAGGCACAAGCACTGAAGCTTGAAGGAGCTGGAGGAGTGCTTGAAGCCATTCGGCGTTTAACAGAAGGGGGGATCCCTGTAGTCGGCCATTTAGGGTTAACCCCTCAATCAGTCCATGTACTAGGGGGCTATAAAGTCCAAGGCAAAGACAAGAAGGCTGCTAAAAAATTGTTAGATGAAGCAAAAGAAGTAGAGGAAGCTGGTGCAATGGCATTAGTTTTAGAGTGTGTCCCAAGGCAGCTGGCTAAATTGATTTCAGAACAGCTCACTATTCCTACGATCGGGATCGGAGCGGGTGCCGACTGCGATGGTCAGGTTCTCGTTTATCATGATCTCTTAAAATATGGAGTTGAACGCTTGCCAAAGTTTGTTAAACCATATCTAAATAGCAGCGAACAAATGGCAGGAGCAGTTCGTCAATACGTAGCAGAAGTAAAGGATGGGGTGTTTCCAGAAGAACAGCACACATTCACAATGGATCCGGAGTTGCTTCCAAAAGAATAA
- a CDS encoding YitT family protein: MNFFGLKVKNILFILVGAAIFSFGLVHFNIQNELGEGGFTGITLLFLYLFNWDPSLMNIILNIPVLIIGWRILGRNTFFYSLIGIVAVSVFIYLSQLFLIEIDLASDLTLASLFAGVFAGVGLGIIFRYGGTTGGVDIIARLIHKYLGWSMGRAMFLFDAIVIFTSIVTYLNPIKGMYTLVAVFIGAKVIDFIQEGAYAARGATIISEHSDQISIVINQEMDRGVTVLEGKGSFTGSKRDILYCVIGKNEIVRLKTIINKIDPHAFVAVSHVHDVLGEGFTLDENKNPLQD; encoded by the coding sequence ATGAATTTTTTCGGTTTAAAGGTAAAAAATATTTTGTTCATATTAGTAGGCGCAGCCATCTTTTCATTTGGGCTTGTCCACTTTAACATTCAAAATGAATTAGGAGAAGGTGGATTTACAGGGATCACCCTACTGTTTCTCTATTTATTTAATTGGGATCCATCATTAATGAATATTATACTTAACATCCCTGTTCTTATTATCGGATGGAGAATACTTGGACGCAATACTTTTTTCTATTCTTTAATAGGGATTGTCGCTGTGTCTGTATTCATTTATTTATCACAACTATTTCTTATTGAGATTGACCTTGCCTCAGACTTAACGTTAGCTTCTTTATTTGCTGGTGTATTCGCCGGAGTGGGCTTAGGGATTATCTTTAGATATGGAGGGACAACAGGCGGAGTTGACATCATCGCAAGACTTATCCATAAATATTTGGGCTGGAGTATGGGCCGGGCTATGTTTTTATTTGATGCCATCGTTATTTTTACATCAATTGTTACTTATTTAAATCCTATAAAAGGGATGTACACCTTGGTCGCAGTGTTCATCGGAGCCAAAGTGATTGATTTTATTCAAGAGGGTGCTTATGCTGCAAGGGGGGCAACGATCATCTCTGAACACAGTGATCAAATTTCTATAGTAATCAATCAGGAAATGGATCGAGGAGTCACGGTACTAGAGGGAAAAGGTTCATTTACCGGCTCAAAAAGGGATATTCTTTACTGTGTAATCGGGAAAAATGAAATCGTTCGGCTTAAAACAATTATTAACAAAATTGATCCACACGCCTTCGTTGCTGTGAGTCACGTTCATGATGTATTAGGCGAAGGATTCACATTAGACGAGAACAAAAATCCATTACAAGACTAG
- the panC gene encoding pantoate--beta-alanine ligase has protein sequence MEIITSIKQLQHKSISWIRQGKSIGFVPTMGYLHEGHEALMKKARQENDIVILSIFVNPLQFGENEDLDSYPRDEEHDRKVAEENEVDVIFFPSVDSMYPKRLSLELSVVRRADVLCGKSRPGHFDGVVTVLAKLFNIIHPTRVYFGMKDAQQIAVVDALIEDFNYPIDLVAVPTVREEDGLAKSSRNVNLFDQERVGAPSIHQALQYGRQLVENGEKSKSELIKKVRQFLENKSHGNIDYIELLAYPKLELIEFIDQQVILAVAVYYQKARLIDNVVFNEKGDKTLG, from the coding sequence ATGGAAATCATCACTAGCATAAAACAATTGCAGCATAAATCAATAAGCTGGATTCGGCAGGGGAAAAGTATTGGTTTTGTACCTACCATGGGATACTTACATGAAGGGCATGAAGCCCTTATGAAAAAGGCCCGTCAAGAAAACGATATCGTTATTTTAAGTATTTTTGTGAATCCGTTGCAATTTGGTGAAAATGAAGATCTGGACTCTTACCCTCGTGATGAAGAACATGATCGAAAAGTAGCGGAGGAAAATGAAGTGGATGTCATTTTCTTTCCTTCCGTGGATTCGATGTATCCAAAACGTCTTTCTTTAGAATTATCTGTTGTTAGAAGAGCTGACGTGTTGTGCGGGAAGAGCCGGCCGGGCCACTTTGATGGAGTCGTAACCGTTCTTGCGAAATTATTCAATATTATCCATCCAACGAGAGTTTACTTCGGTATGAAAGATGCCCAGCAAATTGCTGTGGTAGATGCTTTAATAGAGGATTTTAATTACCCTATTGATCTGGTTGCGGTACCTACAGTACGTGAGGAGGACGGATTAGCAAAAAGCAGTCGAAACGTGAACCTATTTGATCAGGAGCGAGTTGGAGCTCCTTCTATTCATCAGGCATTGCAATATGGCAGGCAGCTTGTAGAAAATGGTGAGAAGAGCAAAAGTGAATTGATCAAAAAAGTTCGACAGTTTCTTGAAAATAAATCTCATGGTAATATAGATTATATCGAATTATTAGCTTATCCTAAACTAGAATTAATTGAGTTCATAGATCAACAAGTTATTCTTGCTGTAGCGGTGTATTATCAAAAAGCGAGATTAATTGATAATGTTGTTTTTAATGAAAAAGGGGATAAGACGTTAGGGTAA
- a CDS encoding zinc metallopeptidase, producing the protein MISFLLYFAILLIVPIWASSRVKKTYKKYSKVPTSSSMTGAEVARKILDDNGLFNVRIEEVRGMLSDHYDPRSKVIRLSSDNYHGRSMASSAVSAHEVGHAIQDAEEYAFLKFRSALVPVASFGSNISIFLIIGGFLLGFTGLALAGIIFFAAAVLFQFITLPVEFDASNRAMGQLVSTGTIRNDEERKTKKVLNAAAMTYVAGALVALAELLRFVFMFVGMNQE; encoded by the coding sequence ATGATCAGTTTTTTACTATATTTTGCGATATTATTAATCGTTCCAATTTGGGCTTCATCACGTGTTAAAAAGACATATAAGAAATATTCAAAGGTACCGACATCTTCATCAATGACTGGTGCAGAAGTTGCTCGTAAAATCCTTGATGATAATGGATTGTTCAATGTTCGTATTGAAGAAGTAAGAGGAATGTTATCCGATCACTATGATCCGCGTTCTAAGGTGATCCGACTCTCGTCAGACAATTATCACGGTCGCTCTATGGCCTCATCTGCCGTTTCCGCCCATGAGGTGGGCCATGCGATTCAGGATGCAGAGGAATATGCGTTTCTTAAATTCCGCAGTGCATTAGTACCTGTTGCAAGCTTTGGATCAAACATCTCTATCTTCTTAATTATTGGTGGATTCCTACTTGGCTTCACAGGTTTAGCGTTAGCTGGAATAATTTTCTTCGCTGCAGCTGTGTTGTTCCAGTTCATCACTTTGCCGGTGGAATTCGATGCTTCGAATAGGGCGATGGGACAGCTAGTATCTACTGGAACCATAAGAAATGATGAGGAACGCAAAACGAAAAAGGTTCTTAATGCAGCCGCTATGACCTATGTAGCAGGTGCTCTTGTTGCCCTGGCTGAATTACTAAGATTTGTGTTTATGTTTGTGGGAATGAATCAAGAGTAA
- the dapB gene encoding 4-hydroxy-tetrahydrodipicolinate reductase: MNQIKMIVAGPRGKMGQEALRMIEKEDNFKLVGCIDRKYDGSKVKDVAGLPALDAVIYTDAEQCLSEIDADVLVDLTTPEFGYKHTKLALENGVRPVVGTTGFTEEQMEELTNLSETKKLGTVIAPNFAVGAVLMMQFSKWAAKHFQDVEIIEKHHDQKLDAPSGTAVKTAELIKEERESHHQGHTDEKETLEGARGADVDGMKIHSVRLPGLVAHQEVIFGGLGQTLTIKHDSHHRESFMSGVKLAATEVMKIDVLVYGLEHLLD, from the coding sequence ATGAATCAAATTAAAATGATCGTTGCTGGACCAAGGGGAAAAATGGGACAGGAAGCCCTTAGGATGATTGAAAAGGAAGATAATTTTAAGCTTGTTGGCTGCATTGACCGGAAATATGATGGTAGCAAGGTTAAAGATGTTGCAGGATTGCCTGCGTTAGATGCTGTGATCTATACAGATGCGGAGCAATGTCTTAGTGAGATAGATGCTGATGTACTTGTTGATTTAACGACCCCTGAATTTGGCTATAAACATACGAAGCTTGCACTTGAAAATGGTGTGCGCCCCGTTGTTGGAACGACAGGTTTTACTGAAGAACAAATGGAGGAACTGACAAATCTTTCTGAAACGAAAAAACTAGGGACTGTCATTGCACCAAACTTTGCAGTAGGTGCTGTCTTAATGATGCAATTTTCTAAATGGGCTGCCAAGCATTTTCAAGATGTAGAAATTATTGAGAAGCATCATGATCAAAAGCTTGATGCTCCTTCAGGTACCGCTGTTAAAACAGCTGAATTAATAAAAGAGGAACGTGAATCGCACCATCAGGGCCACACAGATGAAAAGGAAACATTAGAAGGAGCAAGAGGTGCGGACGTTGATGGAATGAAAATTCATAGTGTCAGACTCCCGGGTCTTGTTGCCCACCAGGAAGTAATATTCGGCGGCCTTGGTCAAACGCTGACAATCAAACATGATTCCCATCATCGTGAATCATTTATGTCTGGCGTAAAACTTGCTGCTACAGAAGTTATGAAGATAGATGTGCTAGTCTATGGGCTTGAACATTTGCTCGACTAA
- the mgsA gene encoding methylglyoxal synthase, translated as MNIALIAHDEKKQEIIHFAMAYKHILKKHQLFATGTTGKKISEASGLDVFRFQSGPVGGDQQIGAKIAQNEMDMVIFFRDPLTAQPHEPDVSALLRICDVHRIPLATNLASAEIFIRGLERGDFEWREIIKEKLAKKD; from the coding sequence ATGAATATTGCTTTAATTGCACATGATGAGAAGAAACAAGAGATCATCCATTTTGCCATGGCGTATAAACATATCTTAAAAAAACACCAATTATTTGCTACAGGAACAACCGGGAAAAAGATTTCTGAAGCCTCTGGTTTAGACGTTTTTAGGTTTCAGTCTGGTCCTGTTGGCGGTGATCAGCAAATTGGTGCAAAAATTGCCCAGAATGAAATGGACATGGTCATTTTCTTTCGCGACCCCTTAACGGCTCAACCCCATGAGCCGGATGTAAGTGCGTTGCTCCGTATTTGTGATGTACATCGAATTCCGCTGGCTACAAATTTAGCTAGTGCAGAGATATTTATTCGTGGTTTAGAAAGAGGAGATTTCGAATGGCGTGAGATTATCAAGGAAAAGTTAGCAAAGAAAGATTAG
- the panD gene encoding aspartate 1-decarboxylase, with protein sequence MFRTMMKAKIHRVRVTEANLNYVGSITIDQNLLDSVGILPHEKVQIVNNNNGARLETYVIAGERGSGVICLNGAAARLVQPDDIVIIVSYAMLSEEELADFKPKIAIMGERNKVVEILEEEPPLTALPL encoded by the coding sequence ATGTTTCGTACAATGATGAAGGCAAAAATCCATCGCGTACGGGTTACAGAAGCCAATTTGAATTACGTGGGCAGTATCACGATTGATCAAAACTTATTGGACAGTGTTGGGATCCTGCCACACGAGAAAGTTCAAATCGTTAATAACAATAACGGCGCACGATTAGAGACATATGTGATTGCTGGGGAAAGAGGAAGCGGTGTTATTTGCTTAAATGGAGCTGCAGCCAGACTAGTCCAGCCAGATGATATCGTCATTATCGTTTCTTATGCCATGCTGAGCGAGGAAGAATTAGCCGATTTCAAACCTAAAATTGCGATTATGGGTGAAAGAAACAAGGTGGTCGAAATCTTAGAGGAGGAGCCGCCATTAACTGCTCTTCCCCTTTAA
- a CDS encoding biotin--[acetyl-CoA-carboxylase] ligase gives MESTRKQLIELLDSQQGYISGQDLSKRLNISRTAVWKHMKELEKDGYEIEAVQRKGYRIVSSPNKVSENTLQWGLNTDWLGHNLQHFKEVTSTQEVVHQLAKQGKPHGTVVIADKQVQGKGRMSRNWDSPKGKGIWMSILLRPELLPYQAPQLTLLAATVLAEVIAEQSSIMPQIKWPNDLLINHKKVSGILTEMQAEQDQIQYVVLGIGINVNQTESDIPEELQHKASSLQVESQQHWSIQDTIQRILQQFERTYDQFMTDGFKAVKLKWEQFGYRIGEEVTISTMKKSWQARLVGIEPDGALLARDEKGKEEKLYSAEIHWGEDGYHAKQK, from the coding sequence ATGGAATCCACCCGCAAGCAATTAATTGAACTGCTAGATAGTCAACAAGGATATATTTCTGGGCAAGATTTATCTAAACGTCTCAATATTTCAAGAACTGCTGTGTGGAAACATATGAAGGAACTTGAAAAAGATGGATATGAGATTGAAGCTGTTCAACGAAAAGGGTACAGAATTGTTTCTTCACCAAATAAAGTGAGTGAAAACACACTGCAATGGGGATTGAATACTGATTGGCTAGGGCACAATCTTCAGCACTTTAAGGAAGTAACATCTACACAGGAAGTGGTTCATCAGCTGGCTAAACAAGGTAAGCCTCATGGTACGGTTGTAATTGCTGACAAGCAGGTACAAGGGAAAGGCCGGATGTCTCGAAACTGGGATTCTCCTAAAGGGAAAGGGATTTGGATGAGTATCTTATTACGCCCTGAACTACTGCCTTATCAAGCCCCACAACTTACTTTGCTGGCGGCTACTGTTTTAGCAGAAGTCATTGCTGAACAATCATCGATTATGCCACAGATTAAGTGGCCAAATGATTTATTGATAAACCACAAGAAGGTGTCGGGGATTCTAACTGAAATGCAGGCCGAACAAGATCAAATTCAATATGTTGTTCTTGGTATAGGGATTAATGTGAATCAAACCGAATCAGACATTCCAGAAGAGTTGCAGCATAAAGCTTCTTCCCTTCAGGTTGAGTCACAACAACATTGGTCAATTCAAGATACCATACAGCGGATACTGCAACAATTTGAGCGTACATATGACCAATTTATGACTGACGGCTTTAAAGCTGTAAAGTTAAAGTGGGAACAATTCGGCTATAGAATTGGCGAGGAAGTAACGATTTCTACAATGAAAAAGTCGTGGCAGGCAAGGTTAGTGGGCATTGAGCCAGATGGCGCCCTTTTAGCCCGTGATGAAAAGGGAAAAGAAGAAAAGTTGTATTCAGCTGAAATCCATTGGGGAGAGGATGGTTATCATGCTAAACAAAAATAG